The Tardiphaga alba genome includes a window with the following:
- the cyoA gene encoding ubiquinol oxidase subunit II, producing the protein MRYGLLACLLTSATLLSGCTEGVLDPKGPIAMAELKILINALGIMLAIVIPVIVAIVSFAIWFRATNERARYRPDFIYSGRLELLVWSIPAMTVLLVGGVAWIGAHELDPPKAIDAGVKPVHVQVVSLDWKWLFIYPEQGIASVNRLVVPVDAPIRFELTSSGVMNSFFVPQLGSQIYTMSGMTTHLYLKADQVGSYPGFSAMFSGDGFSDMRFNVDAVTDDRFAQWVRQARDTGAVLDRQSYAELVKPSIAVTPRSYRSVASDLFGSIVDAAMATQQAGQDVCLTSQRAER; encoded by the coding sequence ATGCGATACGGTTTGCTGGCTTGCCTGCTGACCTCGGCGACGCTGCTCAGCGGCTGCACCGAAGGCGTGCTCGATCCGAAAGGACCGATCGCCATGGCCGAGCTGAAGATCCTGATCAACGCGCTCGGCATCATGCTGGCAATCGTAATCCCGGTGATCGTCGCCATTGTCAGTTTTGCGATCTGGTTTCGTGCAACGAATGAGCGCGCGCGCTATCGGCCGGACTTCATCTATTCCGGACGTCTCGAATTGCTGGTCTGGTCCATCCCCGCGATGACAGTGCTGCTGGTTGGCGGCGTCGCATGGATCGGCGCCCACGAACTCGATCCGCCCAAGGCGATCGACGCCGGGGTCAAGCCGGTCCATGTGCAGGTGGTCTCGCTCGACTGGAAATGGCTCTTCATCTATCCCGAGCAGGGGATCGCGAGCGTCAACAGGCTCGTCGTGCCTGTCGATGCGCCGATCCGCTTCGAGCTCACGTCATCGGGCGTCATGAACAGCTTCTTCGTGCCGCAGCTCGGAAGCCAGATCTACACCATGTCGGGCATGACGACCCATCTTTATCTCAAGGCGGACCAGGTCGGCAGCTATCCCGGATTCTCCGCCATGTTCAGCGGCGACGGATTTTCCGACATGCGTTTCAACGTCGATGCCGTCACGGATGATCGCTTTGCGCAATGGGTTCGGCAGGCCCGCGACACCGGCGCGGTCCTCGATCGGCAGAGCTACGCCGAGCTCGTGAAGCCGAGCATTGCGGTTACACCGCGTAGCTATCGTTCCGTTGCGTCCGATCTGTTCGGTAGCATCGTCGATGCTGCCATGGCGACGCAACAGGCAGGTCAGGACGTTTGTTTAACCTCGCAGAGGGCCGAGCGATGA